In Leptospira perdikensis, the genomic window TGCGTGGCCAAATTGCCTTATACTTTGGAACAGTTTTATATTCTGAAGCAGAATCGGCTCTTATGGAAGTGGCTTTTGATGAAATCCAACCAACCACTTTACGTTGTTATTCAATGAATACACTTGGTAAGTTAAAATCAGAAACAGCCAAACCAAAGTTATATGAACTTTTGGATTCATTAAAAAAAACTGCGGGTAAGTTGGATGCCAAAAAGGCCCAGTCTTTAAAGATCTATGCCATCGGTGCTCTTGTGACCATGGGTGATAAAGAAGTATTTCAAGAACTGAATGAATTTGCCCGTGATGATGATAGTATGGTGAGACTTCGTGCAATTGAATTTATGGGAAGTTTAAAAGATCCAAAAGCATTGGAGTTATTGGAATACAAACGTGATCGTGACCCAAGTCCAAAAGTACAAAAAGCTGCTAAAAAAGCCATCGACCAAATCAATGGAAAAGAGACAGCTCCCGAAGAAGAAAAATCGACGGAAGAAAAACCAGAAGAAGAGCCGAAATGAAAGGGAAAGTTTTTTTTTCTTTTTATATCCTTCTCTCGATTCTTTTTGGGATCTCTCTTTATTCAGAAGAGGATGGAAGATATACTGGTCCAATCCCTCGTTCCGAAAAACGAATCTTAGATGGGAAATCAGAATTTCAAAAAACGGGGGCTTTCCCTTTAGAGTGGAAGTTGTTTTATAAAGGAAAACAAGGGGATTTCGTTGTTTTTTATGATCTAAATGGGGATGAAATCCATTACCGGTATAGAAGGAATAAGTTCGATTTGGACGCCGAATTTTTTGTAAAGGATTTGTTTCCTGGAAATCCCTATCGAGTGAAGGGAGAGTGGATTGGTTATTATTTTTATTCTGTCGATGAAAGAGGGAAACGTTCTTCGTTACCAACACCCAAAAAAGTACCTGCTGAACCTAAGGAATTTGTAGATAGACAATCCATTCCTATTTTTAAGTTAACCGAATACATTGAAGTTCGCACAGACGATTTACTCTATTAAAGATCAATTTTTTGTAATAACTGAAAGTTAATAAACAAAATGGGGTTTGGATCATTTTCCTTTTCCGAATAACTTATGTTTAATGAAATGAAGGGGCTTACCCATTTGAGTTTGAAGATTTCTTGCCTATCCGTTAAGTTAATATTAAAATCTGTGGCATAAGTCCAGTTTTCAAACCAAGCCCTCGTTTTGGGATGGCCTTCTCGAAAGATGGCGCTGAATTCTAGTAAGTTTCCGTTATCGATGGGTAGGGCTAGTTTTCCTTCCCATTGGCCTCCATTTTCTCGAGATTCAAATCCAAAAGATACTACCGTTT contains:
- a CDS encoding HEAT repeat domain-containing protein, whose amino-acid sequence is MGKEKELTPEQISKKKEVLSKIIRYGTSQERKQALGELTRFPKENASELYELIGEQLKTEKDMGMKIVLLKTIGDLDLKENKDTIVSLFEDSNEDVAKQAVNSAKKMKLAEATNPLLEKVKKEDFTKNTNSLSLYISALADLPDGKVAAPFLETKFREKFNNADMRGQIALYFGTVLYSEAESALMEVAFDEIQPTTLRCYSMNTLGKLKSETAKPKLYELLDSLKKTAGKLDAKKAQSLKIYAIGALVTMGDKEVFQELNEFARDDDSMVRLRAIEFMGSLKDPKALELLEYKRDRDPSPKVQKAAKKAIDQINGKETAPEEEKSTEEKPEEEPK
- a CDS encoding LIC_11959 family protein translates to MKGKVFFSFYILLSILFGISLYSEEDGRYTGPIPRSEKRILDGKSEFQKTGAFPLEWKLFYKGKQGDFVVFYDLNGDEIHYRYRRNKFDLDAEFFVKDLFPGNPYRVKGEWIGYYFYSVDERGKRSSLPTPKKVPAEPKEFVDRQSIPIFKLTEYIEVRTDDLLY